Part of the Ptiloglossa arizonensis isolate GNS036 chromosome 7, iyPtiAriz1_principal, whole genome shotgun sequence genome, GAAGCCTCTAGCGGTAAATTTTTATGATTAATGCAGCCAGGAATTTCAGTATACACACTCGAAAGTAcgacttttattaaattttaacagaTTCTTTCTCCGTGCACAGAAATTCTAAATTGAGTAtataacgaaaatatttttcacgttagtttttttctattttatatatcGAATGGTaatgttttacattatatttctTATGCGACAAagtagtattttattttacgaacgttcaaatttttattaaattcttttttatccCACGTGCCCTTTAAATACCAAAATGTTTCCGTTCCGATCCACCGATTCGAAATAATTGATTAATATCGGTAAAATATTcctgaattattttcaattaacgaCATTACACTGTAATGTCATTCGTATAGGGAATATCcaatatgaatatttaaatgcaTTCTTAAATTAgacatatttttttcattgatgtttcatcaaattttgcgtcaaattttttacactgaaACGTGCACCAGTGTGAACGAAGTATTTTGATACTCATTGCAAAAGTGTGCTACAGATATGACTCACGTTATATTTGATAAACAACGATAGAAAGACATAGTTGGCGGACCGTTTGAAGTGTAAGCCACAGTTCGTGTATGTTCGTACGAAATTGATGACGAAATGTTATTCGTCAGTGTCCACGATCAATGGACGGGGTATATCAGAAAATGGGGATTCGGTTGACTGGGCTGAGAACCATGTGGTCGAAACGGGGTGGCACGACACTGGCTGTGACCCTTCGATTTATTTCACGACAAGCGGTTCTGAAGGACCTTCAACCTCCACATATGCGAACGGTAATATATGTACTTTGAATCGTTGATTATGAGGGTGATCATAAGGTTTGGATTATGCGGGCTTATCGATCCTCCAATTAAAATATCCGAATTAAATGACGCATAGTATTACTCATGCTTACTATTACTCGTGCTTGTcttttatttatgttttatCGACATTTTTCAAACAGTACGAAGTGGTTTTCGAAAAgtacaggaaaaaatacaaattttaaagcaattttcagtttcttttcgACCGATCGATAGATCAGGAAAACTAACTTGCAATATCAATAATTTTGAAGTTCATGTCGTTATAgaaattgttttgttttttttttttaatcgcatTTACTCGTATTTGTATCACTTGTGTGATATCTTTCTGTGTTTTTGGAAAAACCATTTCTAAGCCCGTCATCGTAATAATTTCTCAGCCTATTTTCATTTATTGTACACTGTTCTTTAATTACAGTGGAATTGCCACTGTTCGTAATATATTTATGTTCGTTAATAGTTGTTCAAAGTTTTCTCTTATATTGTCCTCTATATACGTTTTTGTGTTTCTTGCACTTGGTTTGGTGAAGCATGCCGCTTTTTTTTCATGCGTGTTAATTTTATCTTTACTTAATGGAATCGTTTTTGCTCGTATAATCAACAGAAGTTTTCCTTCGTCTTGAACGATGCACCacattgttttcattttttaattggaATAATTATCAGTGTGTAAATCCACTTTCacttggaataacatttttttttaacaagagaggagaatataataatacagatttttatgtctatttttctcacgaacgggtcAACGATCCAATCGTGTTACATTTTTCGATTCGTGAGTCACGTGATTTAGCCAGGTTTCCTTGCAGCCGAAGATCAAAGTGGAAGTCGTATTATGAACGCGACAACTTCAACGTTAACCGTAACTGAACCTGCTCGGATGATTTCGAATTCCGTAAACACCGCTGAAGTGATGACGTCGGATAGGACATTTCTGGATATATTGAATCGTAACACCATTGTCACGGGGAACATTTTAGAATTTGCGGAAGCTTTGTCTCTGCCTTTAGGGTAAATTGAATTGCGTTCGTACTCTTCTAACTGTATCACACGAACGAAGTCAGTGGAAGTAGATATTTGAAGCAGAATAGATATGAATTATTTCAAACAGTGAATGTTCCAACAAATAGTATTTTTAGTAGCTAATTTAACAGTGAATTAAATATACGAATAGTATTTGGAAGAAAATTCCTTTCTTACAAATTCTTCCTTCAATTTAAGTTACAAAtatctattttaataataattttatagagCGGTCACATATGGTATTTCGtgacgaagaaattaatttgaatGTTTCGTTGTTTTGagtactttttaatatttttaacaggAGATATAACATACAAGTGAGTTAATATTCTCAAATTGATAGCATAGGACAATTATCTAATGAAAGACCAATACGGGAGTGTTGTGcggaattaataaaaaattctattacagAAGGTTGAACAGCTTGTTCCTTATTCTTTTGATAAAAGATGTCGCTTCGTTCTAACATCGGTGATTTAATCTTACGACCACTACTCAATTATGGTCATTATTTTCAAAGAGTCAACGAACTATAAATGGTTCGTATCAGAGACTACAATAATTATATCCTTTAGAATGCAAGCGGAAAGGTTTAGCATTCAAGAGCATCGAATCATCCCTTTGGTCTATATTAATAACGAGGAAGGTCACTATATCGAGGGCATGGTACGCAATGAAAATGGATTTGAATCGAGTACAGTCGGGTAAGCGTTTTTTCAACTAAAAAATTATACCACGATTCGAATTATTATCCGTAACTCACGATACGTAGCATTTATCAAggacgaaaaatatttgaaacgttgGTAATCGTAATATTAGAGTCTAAGACTGCAAAAAATGATAAACTTGATTTGCGCGATCAATCTTTCTGGAAGTATATCGTTTCGTCGAAGTTGTTGATAATGAAACGAATGATCAAAGAGAAAGTTTTACTTGTGCGGTTTAGATATCTCGAACGATCTTTAGATTTTTCTGAACGCAAGAAATACAAGTTTGTTGAAAGAAAATTCGATGAGCACAGATGAGGTATTATAATTCGTCGCAACAATTTTCGTTATAATGTTAAAATGATACAGAGCAGACAATGAAGTACAATTTGCTTTTTTCGCTCATTTCGATTTGAAGATTATTCTTCTGTATTAATTATTCGAGATTTTCTATTTTAGAAACGATCAGTCAAAGGATTCTGTTTACAGGAAAATCTTCTTTAAATCCAAGGAAACTTAAATCTAAGTTTTTAACGAAATGTTCAATATCGTAGCACAATCTCGCACCGTATATCGtgaattattttctacaattaatTTAACTCTTTAAACAGAAAGTGTTTTTAAAAGCTTTTAGGTGAAATACACCATTTTAGAAAACTCGtttctgaaaggagaatctcttTTACTCTTATATTTAATTCCTTACTGTAAATCTTCATTTTGTCGTTCTTgatgtttctgtttctttttaataGTCTTGAAAACCAATAGTAAGGTGAAGAATATCTATTGCAAGTCAACGATACCAAATCTTTATCGCTATTGTAAAAATTGACAATATTAATGACTTATTGTAGTGTACCTCCTATTGTCTTTTTGGGGTTGAAGAAGTATGCGAAGGTCGACATTGGATCTTACAATTATCGTAGATACATATCTCCACGTATTTGCTTGTATACGTTCCGTTTGAGAAAGCTTTTTTTGCAAGTTCGAGTTTCGGGGTGGTCCTCCGATCGACGCATGTAAATCGTTCCAAATATCTGGTTTTCTTGCACGTGCATTCTGAAAATCGGTACGAACTTATTACTCAACTTAATACTTGCGGTCAGGCGTTGCACACGTAGTATTTTCTTGTTTTGCTCCAGTTTTCGTGCGCGCGTACATAGCACACTTCGAAACCGCAACACGACGCAGAGATATCAAATGTACAACTGTTGCGAGACAGGGTGCGTCCAGACTTGAGCCGAGCCTTCTAAAGCCACACCCCCGCTTATCCGTGTTAATCTTTCATCGAAAGCGACTGCTCTAATTTATTTCTTACGCGATGTGTCGTTCAATTCGTTTTAATACAttcaacgaataaaaagttGCATGCTTACTAAATGACATCCGAATAGACAGACTTTACTAAGTTAAGCGTTAAGAGATTAATATAGAGCATTATTGATAaaccaaaataaaataaaagagtcAAGTTTTGTGTAGAAAAAAAGGTGAAATGAATTCTTGGTTATTCAAACGTtagatattatatatttatttaaaatatgaagCTTGAATAACTAAAACCACTTTAGTTATCAGTATTCTCAAAGATGTACAAGTTattcggaatttttttttttaattaaaaaggtTAAGGGATATCGTTGCCAATTgttatgttaattttttaaatgttaaatttcattccattGAATACCGCTGTCATGctgcaaaattaatttaatttgaatGCTAAAAAGTTAATGTTTAAGGTAACACTTAGGAATCTTTTATACGCTGATGAAACATATTTACTTGCAAACGACTATATTTGCAATGAATTCATTTTCTTCAATACATTCGATTTCTTCTCGATCGTATAGGTTTTGATACGTTATAACTTCAATAACAAGATACTTTGGAACCGATTATATGTGCGTGTCATTCCTTTTGTGCTACGTgcaaaaatttacatcgaaTCGATCCAGTCTGAACGTTTGGGcgaattatcattattatttaaaCCGCATTAAGGTGCTTTTAACAGTACGATATTACGTCCAACTAGACAATTAGAACGAAATATTGTTTCTCAATCGATTTTAATAACTATTGTTATCTTGTTGTAAGATTATTATGATCAAGTATCGTTTTTCTCTACAAATTACTCTACATTATATCGTTCCAAATAATTACATATCGATACACATATATcgtttcaaataattatatatcGATACACGTATCGTTCCAAAAAATTATATATCGATACACATATATCGTTCCAAAAAATTATACATCGATACACATATAtcgtttcaaaaaattatacatCGATACACATATATCGTTCCAAAAAATTATATATCGATACACATATATCGTTCCAAATAATTACatatagatatacatatatcgttCCAAAAAATTACACATCGATACACACATATCCTTCCAAATAATTATACATCGATACACACATATCCTTCCAAATAATTATACATCGATACACACATATCGTTCCAAATAATTATACATCGATACACACATATCGTTCCAAATAATTATACATCGATACACATGTATCGTTCCACCCATGTACTGATAAAAATCCGCAGCAGGTGTGTTTCTCAAGGAAAAGTGTGGCTTTAGGTATCTCGACGAGCGACTCAAGTCTGGACCCACCCTTACACGGTGGGCGAGTAGAAGATTGCAGCGCATCGTGTGGCTCCGTTCGATAAACTCACTCGCATGCTAACCGCGCTAAAAATCGATAACGGTATCGTTATTGCGGTTGGTTTACATTCGTCCAACGTCGGCGACACTCTCGGTGACGCCGTCGGAAACAGTTTCGACCGGTTAATCGTCTTTACCCTTATTGGTCCGAGTGACACAGACGATTGAGAATTTGCGCCGCAATTGTTCGTCTCTGACGCAAATTTCTTTGATTGGAATAAAAGTTACAGTCGGAGCTCTGAGCACCGCGAATCTTACTCCATAAATTCACACGTAATCCTTCGATGTAGCTTCGAAATCAATATTTACGTAATTTCCGTCATTACTTATTGAGTTAGAAATCTTCGTTTTAACGAAGGTACAGACGAAatccatttttcattttcgacagAGGTATAGAAGTTTAGAAAGTTCGCGAACAA contains:
- the LOC143149401 gene encoding uncharacterized protein LOC143149401 codes for the protein MNNDGSSSESNGSESTEELNSRASVDTDTKSLKLSVTSNVAKKIKSKILNMAWVLKRLMRLKTDGKFRTQKNMNTCPSEIVEITEMSTINGRGISENGDSVDWAENHVVETGWHDTGCDPSIYFTTSGSEGPSTSTYANAEDQSGSRIMNATTSTLTVTEPARMISNSVNTAEVMTSDRTFLDILNRNTIVTGNILEFAEALSLPLGIGQLSNERPIRECCAELIKNSITEESTNYKWFVSETTIIISFRMQAERFSIQEHRIIPLVYINNEEGHYIEGMVRNENGFESSTVGSDISSISENEQPGTRNQRVGQDISSQLHDVSVNLVIRKPIYRRDDGSTIF